The Maniola hyperantus chromosome 2, iAphHyp1.2, whole genome shotgun sequence genome includes a region encoding these proteins:
- the LOC138403322 gene encoding uncharacterized protein, with product MVKCSACGRFLSLVGAASCTLCPGLYHRVCVGLPENGRSPKQWKCPECMAKKPKLGNVNTPVKGTEPSNIESEGSSAEKPESVEKDTILCESQSPGTSQSSDLSLEIRLFREEIRHLRTEIKEFRAELCDVRGAIAHCNLRIDEYDGRLADLEKQFKVSSSRCAAIDKLEDTIAQLKENLIARDHQDLVRNSSANESMQATISQLQNQINDRDQDLLMNDVEISGLQESSSENLISITCLLAKKLGVELDDRDVVTAERSGPRRTLSASDDGEVRARQPRPRPIVVRLARRAVRDNLLRAARVRRGADSSGIITDAEPRRFYVNEHLTRTNRQLFYKAREESRSKNWRFVWTKGGRIYARKTVTGPVHRIRSETDIRKVFLNDSF from the coding sequence ATGGTGAAGTGCAGTGCTTGCGGACGCTTCTTATCACTAGTAGGGGCCGCTAGCTGTACACTTTGTCCAGGTTTATACCATAGGGTGTGTGTCGGACTCCCGGAGAATGGGCGATCTCCTAAACAGTGGAAGTGCCCGGAGTGTATGGCAAAAAAGCCAAAATTAGGCAACGTCAACACCCCTGTGAAGGGCACCGAACCATCCAACATAGAGAGCGAAGGCTCAAGCGCGGAGAAACCGGAGAGTGTTGAAAAGGATACCATCCTCTGTGAGTCCCAGTCCCCAGGCACCAGTCAGTCATCCGACCTGAGCCTCGAGATACGCCTCTTCCGTGAGGAGATCCGACATTTGAGGACCGAAATTAAGGAATTTCGTGCGGAGCTGTGCGACGTACGGGGTGCAATTGCTCACTGCAACCTACGTATAGATGAATACGATGGTCGACTGGCAGACCTTGAGAAGCAATTCAAAGTTTCATCCAGTCGATGCGCTGCGATTGACAAGCTGGAGGACACAATTGCACAACTCAAAGAGAACCTAATTGCACGAGACCATCAGGACCTCGTCCGGAATTCGAGTGCAAACGAAAGCATGCAAGCTACTATCTCCCAGCTGCAAAATCAAATAAATGACCGCGATCAGGACCTTCTCATGAATGACGTTGAAATATCAGGACTTCAGGAATCCTCAAGCGAAAACCTCATTAGTATTACCTGTCTGCTAGCGAAGAAGTTAGGAGTGGAGTTAGACGATCGCGATGTCGTCACCGCCGAGCGGTCGGGCCCGCGACGCACGCTCTCGGCGAGCGATGACGGTGAAGTGCGGGCGCGCCAGCCGCGGCCGCGTCCTATCGTTGTGCGCCTCGCGCGGCGCGCAGTACGCGACAACTTGTTGCGCGCTGCCCGTGTGCGCCGCGGTGCTGATTCATCGGGCATAATAACTGACGCAGAGCCTCGTCGATTCTATGTCAACGAACACCTTACGCGTACTAACAGGCAGCTGTTCTATAAAGCGCGCGAGGAAAGTCGCAGTAAAAATTGGAGATTTGTCTGGACCAAGGGAGGGCGTATTTATGCACGAAAGACTGTTACAGGACCCGTACATCGTATACGATCTGAAACTGATataagaaaagtttttttaaatgattcttTTTAA